AGACGGCGGCGAGATAACGGTGACCTTCAACAGCGGTGACACCGCCGAGGCCACCGTCGTCGGCCGCGACAGCGGATACGACCTCGCCGTGGTGAGGGTGAAGGGCGTCAGCGGCCTCACCCCCATGCCCCTCGGCAACTCCGACAACGTCCGGGTCGGCGACCCCGTCGTGGCCATCGGCGCCCCCTTCGACCTCGCGGGCACGGTCACCTCCGGCATCATCAGCGCCAAGGAGCGCCCCATCACCGCCGGCGGCGAGGAGGGCGACGCCAGCGACGTGTCGTACGTCGACGCCCTCCAGACCGACGCCCCCATCAACCCGGGCAACTCCGGCGGTCCCCTCCTGGACTCCCAGGGCCGGGCCATCGGCATCAACTCCGCCATCCGCTCCGCGGGCGGCGGCAGCGCCGAGTCGGACGGCGGCCAGTCCGGTTCCATAGGGCTCGGCTTCGCCATCCCCATCAACCAGGGCAAGCGCGTCGCCGAGGAACTGATCAACACCGGCAAGGCCAGCCACCCGGTCATCGGCATCACCCTCGACATGAACTACACGGGTGACGGCGCCCGGGTCGGCGCCGGCGGATCCGCGGTCACCAAGGGCGGTCCGGGCGCCAAGGCCGGCATCAAGCCGGGTGACGTGATCACCGCGGTGGACGGACAACGCGTCCACTCCGGCGAGGAACTGATCGTCAAGACCCGCGCCCACCGCCCCGGCGACCGCCTCGAACTCACCCTTGAACGCGGCGGCAAGGAAACAAAGGTCTCCCTGGTCCTCGGCTCCTCCGACGGCGGCTGAGCGGAAGGCAAACAATTCGGAAAGCGCTCGCATACACGCACTCGGGACTCACGGGACGGTACCGGTCACGCGGGGTCGGCGGGTACCGTGGTGGCGGCCCGGACATCCCAAGGAGCTTCAGGTGTTCAATGACATAGGACCACTCGAGCTGGTCGCGCTCGTTGTTCTCGCCGTGCTCGTCTTCGGTCCGGACAAGCTCCCCAAGGTCATCCAGGACGTGACGCGCACCATCCGGAAGATCCGGGAGTTCTCGGACAGCGCCAAGCAGGACATCCGCCAGGAGCTGGGCCCCGAGTTCAAGGACTTCGAGTTCGAGGACCTCAACCCCAAGACGTTCATCCGCAAGCAGATGGAGAACGACGAGCTGGGGCTCAAGGAACTCCGCAACGGCTTCGACCTGAAGAAGGAGATGGCGGAGGTCACCGACGCGGTGCACAGCCGCGACACGGAGTCCTCGTCGTCCGGGTCCGCGTCCTCGTCCGGTTCGGGCGGCGGCCGTATCGACATGTCGAAGAAACCCGAGCAGCCCGGGAAGCCCGCCGCCGAGGACCGCCCGCCCTTCGACGCCGACGCCACCTGAGCCCGCCCGCCGCCGCGCCGCGAGTGACGCGTCTCATACTCCGGACGGGGCGTACCGGGCCCTGAGGCGACCTCCGGGCGACCCACGCGCCGGGCGCTTTCCCGGCTGCCGCCAGTGGTGTGGCTATGCTTCCCGAGTTGTTGTGCGGACCGGACGAGTGCGCCCGAAGGGGGGCGGGCCGTTCCGGTCCGACGAGAGCGAGGAGGCGTCCGGGCACATGGAGACGACGAGTCAGGCGGTCGCGCAGGCGCCGGCCGCGGAGGGCGGACCACAGTCCCCCTCCGGCCGGCAGACGATCGACGGCTACCTGAGCGCGCCCTTCCCGTGGTACGGCCTCGACGAGGCGTTCACGGGACCGCGCCGGCTGATGCAGATCGGTACGGCGGCCGACGGCAGCGTGGAGCACGGCTCGATCGGGCACGGCGACGAACCGTCGGTCCGCAACGAGCACGTCGCGGGCGAGGAGCAGGACGCCAAGGAGAAGTTCGCGGTCGTCGTGACCGTGGCGGCCAACCCGGACCGGCGCAGCGCCGACGGCACGGGCCTGCTGGAGGCGACCTCGGTCTCCTCGGCGGCCTGGCTCGCCGGCGTGGGCCTGCTGTCCTTCACCTGGCCCGGCCAGATGGACCACTCGCTGCGCGACGACTGGCTGGAGCAGCAGACGGAGACGGCCTGGGTCCTCGCGGACGACCTCGACGGCGAGGACTGGACGACCCTGTCCCTCCCCGTGGACGGCGTGCCGACGCCGTTCCACTACCGGGAGTCCGAGTTCGGCTGGGTACTCGCGGGCTCCACCGAGCAGGGCGTGCACCTCGGCGCCTACGGCCGGGGCATGAGCGCGTACGGCCTGGCCTTCTCCGTGGTCAAGGACATCGCCGCCTACGCCTAGCCCGGCGGCCGTTCACGCACGACGAGGGGCGCCGTCCAGCCGGACAGCGCCCCGGTCACCTCGCGGGGAGGATCAGAACTTGTTCTTCGGCGTGATCCCCAGCGACAGGCCCGAGAGGCCGCGCTGACGGCCGCCCAGCTTGCCCGCGATCGAGCGCAGGGCCGCGCCCGCCGGGGACTGAGGGTCGGACAGCACGACGGGCCTGCCCTCGTCGCCGCCCTCGCGGAGCCGGACGTCGATCGGGATGGCGCCGAGCACCGGCACGGAGGCGCCGGTGGTGCGGGTGAGGCCGTCGGCGACCGACTGGCCGCCGCCCGTGCCGAACACGTCGACCATCTCGCCGCAGTGCGGGCAGGGCAGGCCGGACATGTTCTCGACCACGCCGACGATCTTCTGGTGGGTCTGCACGGCGATGGCCCCGGCGCGCTCCGCCACCTCGGCGGCGGCCTGCTGAGGGGTCGTCACGACCAGGATCTCGGCGTTCGGCACCAGCTGGGCCACCGAGATCGCGATGTCACCGGTGCCGGGCGGCAGGTCGAGCAGCAGGACGTCAAGGTCGCCCCAGTACACGTCCGCCAGGAACTGCTGGAGCGCGCGGTGCAGCATCGGGCCGCGCCAGACGACCGGCGCGTTGCCCGGGGTGAACATGCCGATGGAGATGACCTTCACGCCGTTCGCCGACGGCGGCATGATCATGTTCTCGACCTGGGTGGGGCGCCCGTCGGCGCCCAGCATGCGCGGCACGGAGTGGCCGTAGATGTCGGCGTCGACGACCCCGACCTTGAGGCCGTCCGCCGCCATCGCCGCCG
The Streptomyces sp. NBC_01723 genome window above contains:
- a CDS encoding sec-independent translocase, with protein sequence MFNDIGPLELVALVVLAVLVFGPDKLPKVIQDVTRTIRKIREFSDSAKQDIRQELGPEFKDFEFEDLNPKTFIRKQMENDELGLKELRNGFDLKKEMAEVTDAVHSRDTESSSSGSASSSGSGGGRIDMSKKPEQPGKPAAEDRPPFDADAT
- a CDS encoding Mrp/NBP35 family ATP-binding protein; this encodes MATEDAVREALATVNDPEINRPITELGMVKSVEIGADGAVAVAVYLTVSGCPMRDTITQRVTDAVARVEGVTRVDVELDVMSDEQRKELASALRGGQTEREVPFAKPGSLTRVYAVASGKGGVGKSSVTVNLAAAMAADGLKVGVVDADIYGHSVPRMLGADGRPTQVENMIMPPSANGVKVISIGMFTPGNAPVVWRGPMLHRALQQFLADVYWGDLDVLLLDLPPGTGDIAISVAQLVPNAEILVVTTPQQAAAEVAERAGAIAVQTHQKIVGVVENMSGLPCPHCGEMVDVFGTGGGQSVADGLTRTTGASVPVLGAIPIDVRLREGGDEGRPVVLSDPQSPAGAALRSIAGKLGGRQRGLSGLSLGITPKNKF